Within the Nitrospira sp. CR1.1 genome, the region ACCGGCACTCGCTACAGTAATTTCTCGAAAACCGCACCTGGGATGGCGACACCACGTGCCGGGCCAGGTAACTGGGAAAATCGACCCAGCTGTTGGTCCCCCTGATGGACAATCCGTCGTCACACACCCGGCGGCACAACTCACACATCGGTACGACTCGAACCATCGTCGGTCTCCTTTTGCGCGAATCTGACTTCCTGCCTCATCCGCGGCAGTCACTTTTTCTTCGGGCGCCCCACCCGCTTGTGCAAGTCGTCCGGACAACAGACCCGTTCTCCGTCCAACACCCGACGCAAGTAATGGCCGGGATCCACCGTCCGGTGTTTGACCAGATACCCCATCGCCCCCACTTCAAAGGCTGCCGTCACATAGGCCGTATCTTCGTGCGATGAAAAAAACACGACCTTGCTGTCTGGCAGAGCCTCCTGAAGCTGACGGCCTACCGAAAGACCATCTAGAAAGGAGAGTGAAAAATCCAGGATCACCAACTCAGGGGCAAGACGTTTTGCCGTCAAGACCAAGGCTTCACCCTCGGTTTCAGACCCGACGACATCAAAGTGAGATTCCAGGAGAATCTCCAGAAACGCCAACATGGATCGAGAGGAATCACCGATCAGCACGCGGGGACGTGAAATCTTTTTTCTCATAGTCCTACGAGTCTCTGCTTAGAAAAGGATTGCGTATAGTAGGGGAGTGAAGGGTAAACCACACGCGTAACAAAACGAGGTTGTATGCGAAAAATCTACCAGCAAACGTGCTGGTAATGGAGGAGGGCCGGGGGGAATCGAGAGGCCGATCAGGCTTGACTGGTCAGGCCCTGCGCCAGAGCATATTTCACAAGTTCCACCGTGGTGTGCAGGTTGAGTTGTTCCATGATTTGTCCCTTGTGAAACTCAACCGTACGGGGAGAAATCTTGAGGGTGCCGGCAATGTCCTTCACAGTGTGGCCTTCGGCCAGGAGCTGTAACACTTCGCGTTGACGAGTGGTGAGTTCCGGACCTGACGGGGCGCCGCCGTCCACCCCGCGCAACATGCTTTCCACCACTTCCTTTGTGACGAGAG harbors:
- a CDS encoding response regulator, whose amino-acid sequence is MRKKISRPRVLIGDSSRSMLAFLEILLESHFDVVGSETEGEALVLTAKRLAPELVILDFSLSFLDGLSVGRQLQEALPDSKVVFFSSHEDTAYVTAAFEVGAMGYLVKHRTVDPGHYLRRVLDGERVCCPDDLHKRVGRPKKK